A part of Paenibacillus donghaensis genomic DNA contains:
- a CDS encoding helix-turn-helix domain-containing protein, translating into MLRTWYHRLLLSYFPIFLLTVTILIFASFVFINDISQMETQKADRISASYLVDNVDRTIKETELSVLEAAERSDAFKRYFNNQSETDTGAIYAVAQSLRNLTNESPHIQSIYLYDKTNESVLTETGIKDLSGFVDEDWIDSMASGSLPEGWQSVREYKDEFVQRTPVRVLTINKGMPLPFGSEGILVINIKMSGIEQIVDSMVNEQLSFLTILSSDGQTVYQAHSDSGGAKNGKQLNTMYLERLDWTFSSGIKAGNLFGWVSVISYLWVAIALGTVVSAIFYLVYVTRRNYKPIQVIMNRIEGHQIRMMDQSTDRSDEMVLIDEVLEDLINHMTDYDKKSRENLLLQRSKLFTDLLRSERLDNVVERIEELSPLSGAHSTSRFTVVLAEINRYEKVFQDRYTRGDQNTLKFALMNVFQELARSAELQGWAEWIGTDRAAILFLTTGSDEEMSEKIRIFAEDCRFWVEQNLRISLSFGIGLAAVGPGAIRDSYAAAENVMQHKLLMHEDIALAACGEARQPLLETYKYLQMIAEFVKQFRMSSGQWRERLEGIFDAFEQDYLQDDNIRSLVEAMLQMLSREVAVMSEQLQDELSAENASVRLKQLEDAESIDEVKGILFEYLTDLFRTYVSVSETKSYRAMVNEMKDYIEENFANPDLSLKHLSDRFQVSGKYASYLFKTEFKMKFVDFLTELRMKEAEQLLLETEYSLQDIALQVGYANAITFGRVFKRIAGITPGDYRLLKRGRPTSRT; encoded by the coding sequence TTGTTACGCACCTGGTATCACCGATTGCTGCTGTCCTACTTTCCCATTTTCTTGCTTACCGTGACGATACTGATTTTTGCCTCTTTTGTGTTTATCAATGATATTTCACAGATGGAGACCCAGAAAGCGGACCGTATCTCCGCCAGCTATCTCGTGGATAATGTAGACCGGACGATAAAGGAAACCGAACTGTCGGTGCTGGAGGCTGCTGAACGCAGTGATGCCTTTAAGCGTTATTTCAACAATCAAAGCGAGACGGATACGGGGGCAATATATGCGGTTGCCCAGAGCCTGCGCAACCTTACCAACGAGTCGCCCCACATTCAGTCTATCTATTTATACGACAAGACAAATGAAAGCGTTTTAACTGAAACTGGAATCAAGGATCTTTCAGGTTTTGTAGACGAAGACTGGATTGACAGCATGGCCTCCGGCTCTTTGCCAGAAGGCTGGCAGTCCGTCAGGGAATATAAAGATGAGTTCGTTCAGCGTACGCCTGTGCGTGTGCTTACCATAAATAAAGGGATGCCTCTGCCCTTCGGCTCGGAGGGGATATTAGTAATTAATATCAAAATGAGCGGGATTGAGCAGATTGTCGACAGCATGGTCAACGAACAGCTGTCCTTCCTGACTATTCTTAGCAGTGATGGACAGACAGTGTATCAGGCGCATTCGGACAGTGGAGGCGCCAAGAATGGAAAGCAGCTGAACACCATGTATCTGGAAAGACTTGACTGGACGTTCTCCAGCGGGATCAAGGCGGGGAACCTGTTCGGCTGGGTGTCTGTGATCTCCTATCTCTGGGTGGCTATTGCCTTGGGAACGGTTGTCAGCGCAATTTTTTACCTGGTCTATGTTACGCGGCGCAATTACAAGCCCATTCAGGTGATTATGAACCGGATTGAAGGCCATCAAATCCGAATGATGGACCAATCTACCGACAGATCGGACGAAATGGTGCTCATTGACGAGGTGCTGGAAGATCTGATCAACCATATGACGGATTATGACAAGAAGAGCAGGGAGAATCTGCTGCTGCAGCGCAGCAAGCTATTCACTGATCTGCTGCGCAGCGAGCGGCTGGACAACGTGGTCGAACGGATAGAAGAGCTGTCGCCGCTTTCCGGTGCTCATTCTACATCCCGCTTTACAGTTGTACTGGCCGAGATTAACCGTTACGAGAAGGTGTTTCAGGATCGGTACACAAGGGGTGATCAGAACACACTCAAATTTGCCCTGATGAATGTCTTTCAGGAGTTGGCGCGCAGTGCGGAGCTGCAGGGTTGGGCGGAGTGGATTGGAACCGACCGGGCGGCGATTCTCTTCCTGACGACTGGAAGTGATGAAGAGATGTCGGAGAAAATCCGTATATTCGCCGAGGACTGCCGCTTCTGGGTAGAGCAGAATTTACGTATCTCCCTCAGCTTCGGGATCGGACTGGCAGCGGTTGGTCCGGGCGCCATCCGTGATTCCTATGCGGCAGCGGAGAATGTCATGCAGCATAAGCTCTTGATGCATGAAGACATCGCTTTGGCGGCATGTGGGGAAGCTCGTCAGCCGCTGCTTGAGACATACAAGTATTTACAGATGATAGCCGAATTTGTCAAGCAGTTCCGGATGTCGAGCGGCCAATGGCGGGAGAGGCTGGAAGGGATTTTCGATGCGTTTGAACAGGATTATTTACAGGATGACAATATTCGCTCTCTAGTCGAGGCCATGCTGCAAATGCTGAGCCGGGAAGTGGCTGTGATGTCGGAGCAACTGCAGGACGAACTGTCGGCGGAGAATGCTTCGGTACGGCTGAAGCAGCTGGAAGACGCTGAATCCATTGATGAAGTGAAGGGCATTCTGTTTGAATATTTGACCGACTTATTCCGTACCTATGTCTCCGTCAGCGAGACCAAAAGCTACCGAGCAATGGTCAACGAAATGAAGGACTATATTGAAGAGAACTTTGCCAATCCCGATCTTTCCCTGAAGCATTTAAGCGACCGGTTTCAGGTATCCGGCAAATATGCCAGCTATCTTTTCAAAACGGAATTTAAAATGAAATTTGTTGATTTCCTTACAGAGCTGCGTATGAAGGAAGCCGAACAGCTGCTATTGGAAACGGAATATTCGTTGCAGGATATCGCGCTTCAGGTAGGCTATGCCAATGCTATTACGTTCGGAAGGGTATTTAAACGAATCGCAGGAATCACGCCGGGCGATTACCGCTTGTTGAAGCGTGGCCGTCCAACCTCCAGAACATAA
- the iolE gene encoding myo-inosose-2 dehydratase, translating into MFKEHAVKLAIAPIAWTNDDMPELGRDNTFEQCISEMALAGFQGSEVGNKYPRSPDRLHRALELRGLEIASAWFSAYLTVRPYEVTAEAFCAHRDFLHEMGANVIVVSEQGRSIQGQMDTPLFAGKPVFTETEWAALAEGLGGLGRLAAEKGMTLVYHHHMGTGVQTVAEIARLMELTEPGEVSLLFDSGHLAFAGENPLEVLRAHLPRIKHVHLKDIRPEVVERVMRDQLSFLQAVKAGAFTVPGDGCIAFAEIFAELARHSYTGWFVVEAEQDPALADPLEYAIKARRYIRESTGL; encoded by the coding sequence ATGTTCAAAGAACATGCGGTCAAGCTGGCGATTGCTCCCATCGCCTGGACCAATGACGATATGCCTGAACTGGGACGGGACAATACCTTTGAGCAGTGCATCAGCGAGATGGCACTTGCCGGGTTTCAGGGAAGTGAGGTGGGCAACAAGTATCCGCGCTCCCCGGACCGGCTGCATCGGGCGCTGGAGCTTCGCGGACTAGAGATTGCCAGTGCCTGGTTCAGCGCATATCTGACTGTACGTCCGTACGAGGTGACGGCAGAGGCCTTTTGTGCGCACCGTGATTTTTTACATGAGATGGGGGCCAACGTGATTGTGGTTTCAGAGCAGGGGCGGAGTATTCAAGGGCAAATGGATACCCCGCTGTTCGCTGGTAAACCTGTGTTCACGGAAACAGAGTGGGCCGCACTCGCGGAAGGCCTGGGTGGGCTTGGCCGTCTGGCCGCCGAGAAGGGTATGACACTTGTGTATCACCACCATATGGGGACCGGGGTACAGACGGTGGCCGAAATTGCCCGGTTAATGGAGCTTACGGAACCCGGCGAGGTATCCCTACTATTCGATAGCGGACATCTGGCTTTTGCCGGTGAGAATCCCTTGGAGGTGCTGCGTGCCCATTTACCCCGGATTAAGCATGTGCACTTGAAGGATATCCGCCCGGAGGTGGTCGAGCGGGTCATGCGGGATCAGCTCAGCTTTCTGCAGGCTGTAAAAGCGGGAGCGTTCACCGTACCCGGCGATGGCTGCATTGCGTTTGCAGAGATTTTCGCCGAATTGGCCCGCCATTCTTATACGGGATGGTTTGTGGTGGAAGCCGAGCAGGACCCGGCGCTTGCCGATCCTCTGGAATATGCGATCAAGGCGCGCCGTTATATTAGGGAAAGCACAGGCTTGTAA
- the iolD gene encoding 3D-(3,5/4)-trihydroxycyclohexane-1,2-dione acylhydrolase (decyclizing) — protein sequence MDTIRLTTAQALVKFLEQQYVDFGGGPERFVHGIFTVFGHGNVLGLGQALQEAPGTLTVYQGRNEQGMVHAATAFAKQNRRRRIMACTASVGPGSANMLTAAATATANQIPVLLLPGDTFATRQPDPVLQQMEHTYNLSITVNDAFKAVSKYWDRIYRPEQLMTALLNAMRVLTDQADTGAVTIALPQDVQGEAWDYPLEFFCKRIHRIVSRLPHPDEIAAAAELIAGKQRPLLVCGGGVRYADAGADLRAFAERFAIPFGETQAGKSAVASDCVYNLGGIGVTGNGSANALAAEADLVIGVGTRFTDFTTGSKSLFAHPEAEFLTINASPYHAAKLDALAVVCDAAEGLKALSAALEERGYRSAYTDEIVSARKAWEEERRRLAGVEYTVKEGAHGTSGSFVPEIAGHFDELLPEYAAKLNTSLTQTRVLGILNDCIPKDAIVIGAAGSLPGDMQRMWNSAVPDTYHMEYGFSCMGYEISGAFGVKLAEPEREVYALVGDGSYQMLHSELVTSLQENKKINVILLDNAGFGCINNLQMEQGLNSMGTEFRYRSPEGQLNGELMQIDYAASAAGYGVKTFRASTAEQLRSALEEAQRQERSTLIDIKVLPKTMTHGYGAWWHVGVPEVSGSEAVQAAYEQKHGQLEKARSY from the coding sequence GTGGATACGATCAGACTAACGACGGCGCAAGCGCTGGTGAAATTTCTTGAGCAGCAATATGTGGACTTTGGCGGCGGGCCGGAGCGCTTCGTACACGGCATATTCACAGTCTTCGGCCACGGCAATGTACTCGGCTTGGGGCAGGCGCTGCAGGAAGCGCCGGGTACGCTAACGGTCTACCAGGGGAGGAACGAGCAGGGGATGGTCCATGCGGCCACCGCGTTCGCCAAGCAGAACCGCAGGCGGCGAATTATGGCCTGCACCGCTTCCGTGGGTCCAGGCTCGGCGAATATGCTGACGGCCGCCGCGACCGCGACCGCGAATCAGATTCCGGTCCTGCTGCTGCCCGGCGACACGTTCGCCACCCGCCAACCTGATCCGGTGCTGCAGCAAATGGAGCATACCTACAATCTGTCGATCACAGTCAACGATGCCTTCAAGGCGGTGAGCAAATATTGGGACCGGATCTACCGGCCGGAGCAACTGATGACGGCATTGCTGAACGCGATGCGTGTGCTGACCGATCAGGCGGACACCGGGGCGGTTACGATCGCGCTGCCGCAGGATGTGCAAGGAGAGGCCTGGGACTACCCGCTTGAGTTCTTCTGCAAGCGCATCCACCGAATCGTTTCCCGTCTTCCCCATCCGGATGAGATCGCTGCGGCGGCTGAGCTTATTGCCGGTAAACAGCGGCCTTTGCTGGTCTGCGGGGGTGGAGTCCGGTATGCGGATGCCGGAGCGGACTTGCGCGCTTTTGCCGAGAGATTCGCCATTCCGTTCGGTGAGACACAAGCCGGTAAAAGCGCGGTGGCAAGCGACTGCGTCTACAATCTCGGCGGCATAGGCGTCACCGGCAATGGCTCTGCTAATGCCCTGGCCGCAGAAGCGGATCTGGTCATTGGTGTCGGCACCCGGTTTACGGATTTCACTACAGGCTCGAAGAGTCTGTTCGCGCATCCCGAAGCGGAGTTTCTGACGATCAATGCCTCTCCTTATCATGCTGCCAAGCTGGATGCGCTGGCCGTGGTGTGCGACGCAGCTGAAGGTTTGAAGGCGCTGTCCGCTGCCCTGGAGGAGCGCGGTTACCGCTCCGCCTATACGGATGAAATCGTGTCGGCAAGAAAGGCATGGGAAGAGGAGAGAAGGCGTCTAGCTGGAGTGGAGTATACCGTGAAGGAGGGGGCGCATGGCACTTCGGGTTCCTTCGTTCCCGAGATTGCCGGACATTTCGATGAGTTGCTTCCCGAGTATGCGGCGAAGCTGAATACTTCGCTGACGCAAACACGGGTGCTCGGGATACTTAATGATTGCATCCCGAAGGACGCTATCGTCATCGGGGCCGCAGGCAGTCTGCCGGGCGATATGCAGCGGATGTGGAATTCGGCTGTGCCAGATACTTACCATATGGAATACGGTTTTTCGTGCATGGGGTATGAAATCTCCGGCGCATTCGGCGTGAAATTGGCCGAACCGGAACGGGAGGTATATGCGCTGGTAGGCGACGGCAGCTATCAAATGCTGCATTCCGAATTAGTGACGAGCCTTCAGGAGAACAAGAAGATCAACGTCATTCTGCTCGACAATGCGGGCTTCGGCTGCATCAACAATCTGCAGATGGAACAGGGTCTGAACAGTATGGGTACTGAATTTCGCTACCGCAGCCCGGAGGGCCAGCTAAACGGCGAATTAATGCAGATCGACTACGCAGCCAGTGCCGCCGGCTATGGCGTCAAGACCTTCCGTGCGTCGACCGCAGAGCAACTGCGCAGCGCACTGGAGGAAGCTCAGAGACAGGAGCGGTCCACGCTGATCGACATCAAGGTGCTGCCAAAGACAATGACTCATGGTTATGGAGCCTGGTGGCATGTCGGTGTCCCGGAAGTGTCCGGCAGCGAAGCGGTGCAGGCCGCTTACGAGCAGAAGCACGGGCAGCTGGAGAAGGCGCGCAGCTACTGA
- a CDS encoding CoA-acylating methylmalonate-semialdehyde dehydrogenase, whose product MEQQAVQVLHNYIDGQWVEAITELTEPVYDPATGKVLARVPLSTRADVDRAVAAAKAAFAGWSKTPVPRRARILFKYQQLLVENWDELAKTITLENGKSFKEAYGEVQRGIECVEFAAGAPTLMMGRQLPDIATGIESGMYRYPIGVIGGITPFNFPMMVPCWMFPLAIACGNTFVLKPSERTPLLAARLAELLEEAGLPKGVLNVINGAHDVVNGLLEHPDVKAISFVGSQPVAEYVYKKGTAHLKRVQALAGAKNHSIVLADANLEASAAQIVNAAFGSAGERCMACSVVTVQEEVADELISILLRECDVMNIGNGLDEDTFLGPVIRQSHKDKTAAYIEQGVAEGAKLLRDGREDAAVRGEGYFIGPTVFDGVTQEMKIWQEEVFAPVLAVIRVKDVEEGVEIANASRFANGACIFTNDGGKVRYFREHIESGMLGVNVGVPAPMAFFPFSGWKDSFYGDLHANGSDGVEFYTRKKVVTARWQ is encoded by the coding sequence GTGGAACAGCAAGCCGTGCAGGTCCTGCACAACTATATTGACGGGCAATGGGTAGAGGCAATTACGGAGCTGACGGAGCCGGTATACGATCCGGCCACGGGTAAGGTGTTGGCCAGAGTTCCGCTGTCCACAAGAGCCGATGTAGACCGGGCTGTGGCGGCGGCGAAGGCGGCTTTTGCCGGATGGTCCAAAACGCCGGTGCCGCGGAGAGCGCGAATCTTGTTCAAATACCAGCAGCTGTTGGTGGAGAATTGGGATGAACTAGCGAAGACCATTACGCTGGAGAATGGTAAAAGCTTCAAAGAAGCCTACGGCGAAGTTCAGCGCGGCATCGAATGCGTGGAATTCGCAGCTGGTGCGCCGACGCTGATGATGGGCCGGCAGCTGCCGGATATCGCGACAGGCATCGAGTCCGGAATGTACCGCTATCCCATCGGTGTGATTGGTGGGATCACGCCGTTTAATTTTCCGATGATGGTGCCCTGCTGGATGTTCCCGCTGGCCATTGCCTGTGGAAACACCTTTGTGCTGAAGCCCTCCGAACGCACGCCACTGCTGGCGGCGCGTCTTGCAGAACTGCTGGAGGAAGCCGGACTTCCGAAGGGGGTGCTCAATGTGATTAACGGTGCGCATGACGTTGTAAACGGCCTGCTGGAGCATCCCGATGTCAAAGCGATTTCCTTCGTCGGCTCGCAGCCGGTGGCTGAGTATGTATATAAGAAGGGAACGGCACATTTGAAGCGGGTTCAGGCGTTGGCGGGAGCGAAGAATCATTCCATCGTGCTGGCGGACGCGAACCTTGAAGCTTCGGCAGCGCAGATTGTGAACGCGGCTTTCGGCTCTGCCGGGGAGCGCTGTATGGCTTGCTCCGTGGTAACGGTGCAGGAAGAGGTCGCTGATGAGCTGATCTCGATTCTGCTGCGTGAATGTGACGTGATGAACATTGGAAACGGCCTGGATGAAGACACGTTTCTGGGACCGGTTATCCGCCAAAGTCATAAGGACAAAACGGCCGCTTATATTGAACAGGGTGTGGCTGAAGGCGCAAAGCTGCTCAGAGACGGCCGGGAGGATGCCGCGGTGCGGGGAGAGGGTTATTTTATCGGCCCGACGGTGTTTGATGGGGTGACCCAGGAAATGAAAATCTGGCAGGAGGAAGTCTTCGCGCCCGTCCTGGCGGTGATCCGTGTCAAGGATGTGGAAGAGGGGGTTGAGATCGCCAATGCGTCGCGTTTTGCCAACGGGGCCTGCATTTTTACGAACGACGGCGGGAAAGTGCGCTATTTCCGGGAGCATATCGAGTCAGGCATGCTTGGGGTCAATGTGGGCGTACCGGCACCGATGGCCTTCTTCCCCTTCTCCGGCTGGAAGGATTCCTTCTACGGCGATCTTCATGCGAATGGAAGTGACGGGGTTGAATTCTACACACGTAAAAAGGTCGTTACTGCCCGCTGGCAGTAA
- the iolC gene encoding 5-dehydro-2-deoxygluconokinase, which yields MNGLQFDPARPLDLIAVGRLCIDLNANETGRPMEETLTFTKYVGGSPANIVIGAARLGMHTGFIGKIADDQMGRFIRTYLQQNGIDDSQVSVDRTGAVTGLAFTEIRSPQECSILMYRDHVADLLLSAEEISEDYIRKSKALLISGTALAQSPSREAVFLALEFARKHNVTIFFDLDYRPYTWKSAAETAVYYNLAAEKCDCIIGTREEFNMMENLYNVTGADDEATSNRWFSHQAKLVVIKHGGSGSISYTADGKKHRSGIFPANVLKTFGAGDSYASAFIHNLMQGGGVSEAMRRGSASASIVISRHSCSDAMPTLDELEAFLLSNEEIGSGAE from the coding sequence ATGAACGGTTTACAGTTCGATCCCGCGCGGCCGCTGGATTTAATCGCCGTCGGCCGGCTCTGTATAGACTTGAACGCCAATGAAACCGGAAGACCGATGGAAGAGACGCTGACGTTTACCAAATATGTAGGTGGCTCTCCCGCGAATATCGTGATCGGCGCGGCGCGGCTGGGGATGCACACCGGCTTCATTGGCAAGATTGCCGATGATCAAATGGGCCGTTTTATCCGAACCTATCTGCAGCAGAATGGCATTGACGACAGCCAGGTCAGCGTTGACCGGACCGGTGCGGTGACTGGGCTTGCTTTTACTGAAATACGGAGCCCTCAGGAATGCAGCATTCTGATGTACCGGGACCATGTGGCAGATTTGCTGCTGAGTGCGGAGGAGATCTCGGAAGATTATATCCGGAAGTCCAAAGCGCTGCTAATCTCAGGTACCGCACTGGCGCAAAGCCCCTCCCGCGAGGCGGTGTTTCTGGCACTGGAATTTGCCCGCAAGCATAACGTCACTATATTTTTCGATCTGGATTATCGTCCTTACACCTGGAAGTCAGCCGCGGAAACGGCGGTCTATTATAACTTGGCAGCAGAGAAATGCGACTGTATCATCGGCACCCGTGAGGAATTTAATATGATGGAGAACCTGTACAATGTGACAGGAGCAGACGACGAAGCAACGTCCAACCGCTGGTTCTCGCACCAAGCGAAGCTGGTCGTCATCAAGCATGGCGGGAGCGGCTCAATCTCCTACACGGCGGACGGGAAGAAACACCGGAGTGGCATTTTTCCCGCAAACGTACTAAAGACGTTTGGAGCCGGAGATTCTTACGCTTCCGCCTTCATCCACAATCTGATGCAGGGCGGAGGCGTCAGTGAGGCCATGCGTCGCGGCAGTGCGTCGGCATCCATCGTCATCTCCCGCCACAGCTGCTCGGATGCCATGCCAACCTTGGACGAATTGGAAGCGTTCTTATTATCTAACGAGGAAATCGGCTCAGGCGCAGAGTAA
- a CDS encoding LacI family DNA-binding transcriptional regulator translates to MKPTIYDVAREAGVSIATVSKVLNKSGRISDKTREKVGRIMEELNYQPSLVASALTSRRTGTIGLMIPDIANPFFAEAARGIEDYAQEQGSDLIVCSTDRSDEKAARYISLLLRKRVDGLIIASHIGNPDLIRRLLADQVPLVLFSADIRMIESNSVTVDDYKGGYQATEYLLSLGHRRLGIISDNLPGSKLRAEGFLDALKAADIPFDNPANITHTSATLENGRKAAAAMLDQAEEHRPTAIFACNDLLAIGVLKEARSAGLSIPRDLSVVGFDNTMLAEICHPALTSIAQPLPEMTEQAMILLNESIDNPDSPKRKIMLMPELVVRHSTGPAPH, encoded by the coding sequence ATGAAACCTACGATATATGATGTGGCACGGGAAGCTGGAGTCTCCATCGCTACGGTGTCCAAGGTGTTGAACAAGAGCGGGAGGATCAGTGACAAGACGCGGGAGAAGGTGGGCCGGATCATGGAGGAGCTGAATTACCAGCCAAGTCTGGTGGCCTCTGCGCTGACGAGCCGCCGCACGGGAACCATCGGGCTGATGATTCCCGATATCGCAAATCCCTTTTTCGCGGAAGCGGCCCGCGGCATCGAGGATTATGCCCAGGAACAGGGGAGCGACTTAATCGTGTGCAGTACGGATCGCAGCGATGAGAAGGCGGCCAGGTACATCTCGCTGCTCTTGCGCAAACGGGTAGATGGCCTAATCATTGCTTCTCATATCGGAAATCCGGACCTGATCCGCCGTTTGCTGGCCGATCAGGTGCCGCTGGTGCTATTCTCGGCCGATATCCGTATGATTGAGAGCAACAGTGTCACGGTGGATGACTATAAGGGAGGGTATCAGGCGACGGAATATTTGCTGTCCCTGGGACATCGCAGGCTCGGCATCATCTCCGACAATTTGCCGGGGAGCAAGCTGCGCGCTGAAGGCTTCCTGGATGCGCTTAAGGCGGCGGATATCCCCTTTGACAATCCAGCCAATATCACGCATACTTCGGCAACGCTGGAGAACGGCCGCAAAGCGGCTGCGGCGATGCTGGACCAGGCAGAGGAACACCGGCCGACAGCGATATTCGCCTGCAACGATCTGTTGGCGATCGGGGTATTGAAGGAGGCGCGCAGCGCAGGTTTGTCCATTCCCCGCGATCTGTCCGTAGTGGGCTTTGACAATACGATGCTGGCTGAAATTTGTCACCCCGCCTTGACCAGCATTGCCCAGCCCTTGCCCGAGATGACAGAGCAAGCCATGATTCTGTTGAACGAATCCATCGACAATCCGGATAGTCCCAAGCGCAAGATCATGCTGATGCCGGAACTGGTTGTTCGCCATTCCACGGGTCCGGCCCCGCATTAA
- the iolB gene encoding 5-deoxy-glucuronate isomerase gives MTDLIIKGGPPGKDGLVAAVSKESAGWKYVGFEVYQLQAGDTLNRSAEGNEICLVLLAGKADVRVDGQEFTGIGERMSVFEDVPPYAVYVPAGGQYEVAALTELELAVCLAPGTGKYAPRLIAPSDVVAEDRGFGSMSRRVVNILPEQSEAESLLVVEVRTGGGNWSSYPPHKHDRDNLPLESYLEETYYHRVNPAHGFVVQRVYNDDRSLDETMAVPDRSIVLVPEGYHPVSAPPGYDSYYLNVMAGPVRTWVFHNDPDHEWLFGTKPHKPHER, from the coding sequence ATGACCGATTTAATCATAAAGGGAGGGCCACCCGGCAAGGATGGGCTGGTGGCGGCAGTGAGCAAGGAGAGCGCGGGATGGAAGTACGTGGGTTTTGAAGTGTATCAGCTGCAGGCTGGGGATACCCTGAACCGCAGTGCGGAAGGGAACGAAATCTGCCTGGTGCTGCTGGCGGGCAAGGCGGACGTAAGGGTGGACGGTCAGGAATTTACAGGCATTGGAGAGCGCATGTCTGTATTTGAAGATGTGCCGCCGTATGCGGTGTATGTCCCGGCAGGAGGGCAATACGAAGTTGCGGCCTTGACGGAACTGGAGCTGGCCGTCTGTCTTGCACCGGGTACGGGCAAATATGCGCCCCGGCTGATCGCTCCGTCCGATGTTGTGGCCGAGGACCGCGGCTTTGGCAGTATGTCGCGCCGGGTGGTTAACATCCTTCCCGAGCAGAGTGAAGCTGAGAGCCTGCTGGTCGTGGAGGTGCGAACGGGCGGTGGCAACTGGTCCAGCTACCCTCCGCACAAGCATGACCGGGATAATCTGCCTCTAGAGTCGTATCTGGAAGAAACGTACTACCACCGGGTAAATCCCGCCCATGGCTTTGTGGTGCAGCGGGTGTACAATGACGACCGCAGCCTCGACGAGACGATGGCCGTGCCCGACCGCAGCATCGTGCTGGTTCCGGAAGGCTATCACCCGGTATCCGCGCCACCGGGCTATGATTCTTATTATCTTAACGTGATGGCGGGTCCGGTCCGTACCTGGGTTTTTCACAACGATCCGGATCATGAGTGGCTGTTCGGGACGAAGCCGCACAAGCCGCACGAACGGTAA
- the iolG gene encoding inositol 2-dehydrogenase produces the protein MVNPIVVGIIGAGRIGRLHADNLRVMPLFKLKSIAEAVVGEELLDWAESRNLGSVFVSGEDILNDPEIEAVFICTPTDTHAYWIEQAARAHKNIFCEKPISLSSAQTSRALQCVEEEGVMLQVGFNRRMDPSFRRLKQLVESGELGSPHIVKITSRDPQPPGEAYVRSSGGMFMDMTIHDFDMARYLMGEEVTEVYTRGANLVDPMFGRCGDVDTAVITLTFASGAICVIDNSRKAVYGYDQRVEVFGSHGSATADNCRPTTVEVSTAASVTRDQPQHFFLERYNQAFSDEIAAFAQAIRLQEPVICSGLDGQQAERIAEAAKESHRSGLPVKLSFCAGEGISAMQAL, from the coding sequence ATGGTAAATCCAATCGTAGTAGGCATTATCGGCGCGGGCAGAATCGGCCGCCTGCATGCGGATAATCTGCGTGTAATGCCGTTGTTTAAGTTGAAATCAATTGCAGAGGCTGTGGTAGGCGAGGAATTGCTGGACTGGGCGGAGAGCCGGAACTTGGGCTCCGTATTTGTGAGTGGGGAAGACATTCTGAATGACCCTGAGATCGAAGCGGTGTTCATCTGCACCCCGACGGATACTCATGCCTATTGGATTGAGCAGGCTGCCCGTGCCCACAAGAATATTTTCTGCGAGAAGCCGATCAGCCTGTCGTCGGCGCAGACAAGCCGGGCGCTGCAGTGTGTGGAGGAAGAGGGCGTAATGCTTCAGGTCGGCTTCAACCGCCGGATGGACCCGAGCTTCCGCAGGCTCAAGCAGCTGGTTGAATCGGGAGAGCTGGGCAGTCCGCATATCGTTAAGATCACATCGCGTGATCCGCAGCCTCCCGGCGAAGCTTACGTGCGTTCTTCCGGCGGAATGTTTATGGATATGACAATTCACGATTTTGATATGGCCCGTTACCTGATGGGTGAGGAAGTGACCGAAGTGTACACCCGGGGTGCCAATCTGGTTGACCCGATGTTCGGGCGCTGCGGAGATGTAGATACGGCCGTCATTACGCTAACCTTCGCCAGCGGCGCCATCTGTGTGATTGATAACAGCCGGAAGGCCGTCTATGGCTATGATCAGCGGGTGGAGGTGTTTGGTTCCCACGGTTCAGCCACCGCCGACAACTGCCGTCCGACCACGGTGGAAGTTTCAACCGCGGCTTCGGTCACGCGTGATCAGCCACAGCATTTCTTCCTGGAGCGGTATAACCAGGCTTTCTCGGATGAGATAGCCGCGTTTGCCCAGGCGATTCGCCTGCAGGAGCCGGTCATTTGCAGCGGTCTGGACGGGCAGCAGGCGGAACGGATTGCCGAAGCCGCGAAGGAGTCTCACCGTAGCGGGCTTCCAGTCAAGCTGTCTTTTTGCGCCGGAGAAGGGATTTCGGCAATGCAGGCTTTGTAA